A window of Hymenobacter aerilatus contains these coding sequences:
- a CDS encoding glycoside hydrolase family 76 protein, whose translation MKTSTSWYSRIGSGALLGLLLTTACKDPVDDYVAPPTAPPVVATANWAARADSAQAALQQNFYVANDNYYRQNNAGQTNFNYWWQAHGLDILLDGFQRTSSADYLTRMRQLIQGAKAKNGNTYLNEFYDDMEWHALACLRAYEVTREAEYKNIATLLWDDIKLGWNEQQGGGIAWKKTQRSYKNTPANAPAAILAARLYMLDRNPDDLAWAQKIYSWQKAKLVDPANGEVWDGVNREGNNQIDKNWIFTYNQGTFIGAGVALYRATQQTSYLDDANRTAAYVLNNTQLSPGGVMKDEGSGDGGLFKGILVRYLTILATEPAVSATNRANYVSFLKFNGESLYSKGTRRPQYIFNSNWTALPGSNVDGSTQMSGVMMLEALADLQARNVL comes from the coding sequence ATGAAGACTTCAACTTCCTGGTATTCTCGCATTGGAAGCGGTGCCCTACTGGGCCTGCTGCTCACCACCGCCTGCAAAGACCCCGTAGACGACTACGTGGCTCCGCCTACTGCGCCGCCCGTGGTGGCTACGGCCAACTGGGCGGCCCGCGCCGACTCGGCCCAGGCCGCGTTGCAGCAGAACTTCTACGTCGCCAACGACAACTACTATCGGCAAAACAATGCCGGCCAAACCAATTTCAATTATTGGTGGCAAGCGCACGGCCTTGATATCCTGCTCGACGGTTTCCAGCGCACCAGCAGCGCTGACTACCTGACCCGTATGCGGCAGCTGATACAGGGGGCGAAAGCCAAAAACGGCAACACCTACCTCAACGAGTTTTACGACGACATGGAGTGGCATGCGCTGGCCTGCCTGCGCGCCTATGAGGTAACCAGAGAGGCCGAATACAAAAACATTGCTACCCTACTCTGGGACGACATCAAGCTGGGCTGGAATGAGCAGCAGGGTGGCGGCATTGCGTGGAAAAAAACGCAGCGCAGCTACAAAAACACGCCCGCCAATGCCCCCGCAGCCATTCTAGCCGCTCGCCTCTACATGCTCGACCGCAACCCCGACGACTTGGCCTGGGCTCAGAAAATTTACAGCTGGCAGAAAGCCAAGTTGGTAGATCCTGCCAATGGGGAAGTATGGGATGGTGTTAACCGGGAGGGCAACAACCAGATTGACAAGAACTGGATCTTCACCTACAACCAGGGCACGTTTATAGGGGCAGGTGTGGCACTGTACCGGGCCACTCAGCAAACCTCCTACCTCGACGATGCCAACCGCACGGCCGCTTATGTGCTCAACAATACCCAGCTCTCGCCGGGCGGTGTGATGAAGGATGAAGGCAGTGGCGACGGCGGCTTGTTTAAAGGGATTCTGGTGCGCTACCTCACCATTTTGGCTACCGAGCCGGCCGTGAGTGCCACCAACCGGGCCAACTACGTGTCTTTTCTGAAGTTCAACGGCGAAAGCCTCTACTCGAAAGGCACGCGTCGGCCGCAGTATATCTTCAACAGCAACTGGACCGCCCTACCCGGCAGCAACGTGGATGGCTCTACCCAAATGAGCGGCGTGATGATGCTAGAAGCGCTGGCCGATTTGCAGGCCCGCAACGTGCTCTAA
- a CDS encoding SusE domain-containing protein: protein MKTRPILFLFFLFLTGIFSACNDDDNALDETITPVSNLISPVNNAFVRLDPPSNAAVTFEWGQARAADGTVVLYELVFDKEGGDFSKPVYSIASGTNGLDNRLVLSHGDLNRIADIAGIKSQQQGKLIWTVNASKGLNVQKGTETRMMTLERPAGFSTLPPTLYLTGSGTEAGANVSQAIQFKSISAGVFELYTRLSTGDVKLIDQTGGTPTTYAIDGNKLVEGTQGTSPTTTPKVYRIRLDFNNAAATLTEIESVGLWFAPQSKVLVAIPYVGKGVWKVENTPIEFFQESWGRDERYKFRFTEKNAAGATTQQFYGSTNSDNQRATASTPAAYYYLVPVTAASYDYTYKFQTEADKKNVDVTVRMQPDGPYTHQITVR, encoded by the coding sequence ATGAAAACCCGTCCCATACTGTTTCTTTTTTTCCTTTTCCTGACCGGTATCTTCTCGGCCTGTAACGACGACGACAACGCTCTGGACGAGACCATCACGCCGGTATCGAACCTGATTTCGCCCGTGAATAACGCCTTCGTGCGCCTCGACCCGCCTTCCAACGCGGCCGTGACGTTTGAGTGGGGCCAGGCCCGCGCCGCCGACGGCACGGTGGTGCTCTACGAGCTGGTGTTTGACAAGGAAGGCGGCGACTTTTCGAAGCCTGTGTACAGCATCGCATCGGGCACCAACGGCCTCGACAACCGCCTCGTGCTCAGCCACGGCGACCTGAACCGCATTGCCGACATTGCCGGCATCAAGTCGCAGCAGCAGGGCAAGCTGATCTGGACGGTGAATGCCTCGAAAGGCCTGAACGTGCAGAAGGGCACTGAGACGCGGATGATGACGCTGGAGCGGCCCGCGGGCTTCTCTACCCTGCCGCCTACCCTCTACCTCACGGGCTCGGGCACGGAAGCTGGTGCCAACGTAAGCCAGGCCATCCAGTTCAAGAGCATTTCGGCGGGTGTGTTTGAGCTGTATACTCGCCTGAGCACCGGCGACGTGAAGCTGATTGACCAGACCGGCGGCACGCCGACCACCTACGCCATCGACGGCAACAAGCTGGTAGAAGGCACCCAGGGCACTAGCCCCACTACCACGCCTAAAGTGTACCGCATCCGCCTGGATTTCAACAACGCTGCTGCTACCCTCACCGAGATTGAGTCGGTAGGTCTGTGGTTTGCGCCCCAAAGCAAGGTCCTGGTAGCGATACCCTACGTGGGCAAAGGCGTGTGGAAAGTAGAGAATACGCCTATCGAGTTCTTCCAGGAAAGCTGGGGTCGGGATGAGCGCTACAAATTCCGGTTTACGGAGAAAAACGCGGCCGGCGCTACCACGCAGCAGTTCTACGGCAGCACCAACTCCGACAACCAGCGCGCTACGGCCTCTACGCCAGCCGCCTACTACTACCTAGTGCCCGTGACGGCCGCGTCGTACGACTACACTTATAAGTTCCAGACGGAGGCCGACAAGAAGAACGTGGATGTGACCGTGCGCATGCAGCCCGACGGCCCTTACACGCACCAGATAACGGTGCGCTAA
- a CDS encoding RagB/SusD family nutrient uptake outer membrane protein, with the protein MNRIFRYSFLLGLGLSFAACQDLDLPPTDRPTDATFWTQPSDAANVLNSCYAGLYPSEYFFFNEALSDNAYNKSDVDGSNVRNVAEGAYGTNQARVTNEWGYHYGGIRACNRLLTNIDKITSLDADLKARYIAEAQAIRAFHYFQLMTWYGAVPLITTELSVSDANSVARTPRPEVLDFVLKELDAAAAALPVNSAYGAEDKGRFTKGGAMALKARVLLYEGDRWADVVTITTQLMSGSMGTYSLFPSYMGTFAPGNENNNEDMLDLQYAFPTRTHSVQRQFIPRTEGKLVTSIAPTQELVNSYLMANGKAITESGSGYNEATPYQGRDPRFMATLVYDGYVWRRPDNSTITIRTFPGTGDNSIDRQDASPTGYYSSKYFDPTSDANLNSGLNLILIRYADVLLMHAEAKNELNQFTATDWNNTIAALRRRAGFTDAAALSFPGGDRASLQAIIRRERRTELAMEGLRIFDIRRWRTAETVLNGFAHGIKAGDPNVDNGYLRVDQRTFDPARHYLWPIPQRERDINGNLEQNPGW; encoded by the coding sequence ATGAATCGCATATTTCGCTATAGTTTTTTACTGGGCCTTGGGTTGAGCTTTGCCGCCTGCCAGGACCTGGACCTACCCCCTACCGACCGCCCCACCGACGCCACGTTCTGGACCCAGCCTAGTGATGCGGCCAACGTGCTCAACTCTTGCTATGCCGGCCTCTACCCCAGCGAGTACTTCTTCTTCAACGAAGCCCTCTCCGATAACGCCTATAACAAGAGCGATGTGGACGGCTCCAACGTGCGCAACGTGGCCGAGGGTGCCTATGGCACCAACCAGGCGCGCGTTACCAACGAGTGGGGCTACCACTACGGAGGCATCCGCGCCTGCAACCGCCTGCTAACCAACATCGACAAGATTACGTCGCTCGACGCGGACTTGAAGGCCCGCTACATTGCGGAAGCACAGGCCATCCGGGCGTTCCACTACTTTCAGCTGATGACCTGGTACGGCGCCGTACCCCTCATCACTACCGAGCTGAGCGTAAGTGATGCCAACAGCGTGGCCCGCACGCCCCGCCCCGAAGTGCTGGACTTTGTGTTGAAGGAGCTGGATGCCGCCGCCGCTGCCCTACCTGTAAACTCGGCTTACGGAGCCGAGGACAAAGGCCGCTTCACGAAGGGTGGCGCTATGGCTCTGAAAGCCCGCGTGCTGCTATATGAAGGTGACCGTTGGGCTGATGTAGTGACTATTACGACGCAGCTGATGAGCGGCTCAATGGGCACGTACAGCCTGTTCCCGAGCTACATGGGCACATTTGCGCCGGGCAACGAGAACAACAACGAGGACATGCTGGATTTGCAGTATGCCTTCCCCACGCGCACGCACTCGGTGCAGCGCCAGTTTATTCCGCGCACCGAGGGCAAACTGGTGACGTCTATTGCCCCTACCCAGGAGCTGGTGAATAGCTACCTAATGGCCAACGGCAAGGCCATTACTGAATCCGGCTCGGGCTACAACGAGGCTACGCCCTACCAAGGTCGCGACCCGCGCTTTATGGCTACGCTGGTGTACGACGGTTACGTGTGGCGCCGCCCCGATAACTCGACCATCACCATCCGCACCTTCCCCGGCACCGGCGACAACTCCATCGACCGCCAGGACGCCAGCCCTACCGGCTACTACTCTTCGAAGTACTTCGACCCCACGTCTGACGCCAACCTGAACTCGGGCCTGAACCTGATCCTGATTCGCTACGCCGATGTGCTGCTGATGCACGCCGAGGCCAAGAACGAGCTGAACCAGTTTACGGCCACCGACTGGAACAACACCATTGCGGCGCTGCGGCGCCGGGCGGGCTTTACGGATGCGGCGGCCCTCTCCTTCCCTGGCGGCGACCGGGCTAGCTTGCAAGCCATCATCCGTCGCGAGCGGCGCACAGAGCTGGCCATGGAAGGCCTGCGCATCTTCGACATCCGCCGCTGGCGCACGGCCGAAACCGTACTCAACGGCTTCGCCCACGGCATCAAGGCCGGCGACCCGAACGTGGACAACGGCTACCTGCGCGTAGACCAGCGCACCTTCGATCCGGCCCGCCACTATCTCTGGCCCATCCCTCAGCGCGAGCGGGACATCAACGGCAACCTGGAGCAAAACCCAGGCTGGTAA
- a CDS encoding TonB-dependent receptor: MKNSVHLPPLVGHCLRVLLLLAVLGGGLPSQAVAHSQPMQAVLEKKITLKVEAQTIKATLSQIARHYNVHFVYSQQLVKAERKVSLRVQDEPLSAVLDELLAPLKIQYEVDADRVVLRVLSKSTSAIDSNIGNSRANVSAPKAPPVSGRVLDAQGNGLPGVAVVVKGTTTGTSTDAEGNFSLQAPEGSTLTFSFVGYVRQEVAVADAGGILTITLREDVKALEEVVVVGYGTQQKAEVTGALNTVSAKALENRPVTNVSQALQGTAPNLTIQQSSAEPGAGLNINIRGVGTLGNASPLVIVDGIAGSLNSINPNDIESVTVLKDAASAAIYGSRGANGVLLVTTKKGALNQKPVVTYNTLIGWQSPTFLRRPVTGLEFMQLKNEALINSGQAPQFSPQQIRDQVARGDNQWYLDAVLKSKALQQNHNLSLSGGSGKTRYLVSLGYVDQNSLFVGDNYGYKRLNARLNLNTQVTDKLSVGAILAYARVDRKEHAYGTDWIIGDAVRIPVIYPLQDSAGRYLTAPTSTANPVNRLRNGGQRKFGDDNGYANLNAEYEIIKGLKLRGLVGGDLWNYRMDEFRRSLQYVTPDGSPTSGGDGNNAVTNRTQRTLLTNYQATLNYEHLFADKHDVKALVGYSSEHFNDDRSGIAVINIPGNDFGVISNGTTYTGISDPSGGFHPNGTYGNNEQWALNSVFGRLNYAFANKYLIEGSFRYDGSSRFASDKRWGFFPSVSVGWRPLEENFLDFLQPVFSDLKVRGSIGQLGNQNIGLYRYLSTISTAPGAYSFGNQPVAGVNFNTANRDITWETATMGNVGVDVAFLQNALSVSFDYFDKRTNDILIDLPVAGAFGAGAPTQNAASVQNQGWEVAATYRMNTARGFNQTLTVNMADTRNLVRDTKGVETIRGGDATNIIREGYPINSYFGYRTNGFYQNTEEIANGPKPAFVTPGSLRPGDIRYVDRNGDGVINQDDRYVLGNPFPRLTFGANYTASYKGFDLVVFVQGVGRRNLYIRGEGVEAFHNNWENVYKQHLDRWTPTNTDASYPRLTVGTASTNNNQGSNYWLRNGAYARLKNVQLGYTLPNTLTSKAGIQQLRVFVSGQDLLTISHLRGIGFDPEISEFSESVGLGGGVGSSGRVYPSVRVTTLGLTVSF; the protein is encoded by the coding sequence ATGAAAAATTCTGTACACCTTCCACCACTGGTCGGGCATTGCCTGCGCGTGCTGCTGTTGCTGGCCGTGCTGGGCGGCGGACTGCCTAGCCAGGCAGTTGCTCATTCGCAACCCATGCAGGCGGTGCTCGAGAAAAAAATCACGCTAAAAGTTGAAGCGCAGACCATTAAGGCTACGCTGAGCCAGATTGCGCGGCACTACAACGTGCACTTTGTGTATAGCCAGCAGCTTGTGAAGGCTGAGCGCAAAGTGAGCCTACGCGTGCAGGACGAGCCACTATCGGCGGTGCTCGACGAGCTGCTAGCGCCCCTCAAAATTCAGTATGAAGTGGATGCAGACCGCGTGGTATTGCGCGTGCTTTCTAAATCTACATCTGCAATCGATTCCAACATAGGCAACTCACGCGCAAACGTTTCCGCACCTAAAGCTCCCCCCGTTTCAGGGCGCGTATTGGATGCACAGGGGAACGGCCTGCCGGGTGTTGCGGTGGTGGTAAAAGGCACGACTACCGGCACCAGCACCGACGCGGAGGGCAACTTCTCGCTGCAAGCTCCCGAGGGTAGCACACTGACTTTCAGCTTTGTAGGTTACGTACGCCAAGAAGTAGCCGTGGCCGATGCTGGCGGCATCCTCACCATCACGCTCCGCGAGGATGTAAAAGCCCTGGAAGAAGTAGTAGTGGTAGGCTACGGCACCCAGCAGAAGGCAGAGGTGACGGGCGCCTTAAACACAGTATCGGCAAAGGCGTTGGAAAACCGGCCGGTAACCAACGTGTCGCAGGCCCTGCAGGGCACTGCGCCTAACCTTACCATTCAGCAGAGCAGCGCCGAGCCAGGTGCGGGCCTCAACATCAACATCCGGGGGGTAGGCACGCTGGGCAACGCCTCGCCGCTGGTGATTGTGGACGGTATTGCCGGCTCGCTTAACTCCATCAACCCCAACGACATCGAGAGTGTAACGGTGTTGAAAGATGCTGCCTCGGCTGCTATCTACGGTTCGCGTGGGGCCAACGGCGTACTGCTGGTAACTACCAAGAAAGGTGCCCTCAACCAGAAGCCTGTAGTAACCTACAACACCCTCATTGGCTGGCAGTCGCCTACCTTCCTGCGCCGGCCGGTAACGGGCCTCGAGTTTATGCAGCTCAAGAATGAGGCGCTCATCAACTCGGGCCAGGCTCCGCAGTTCTCGCCTCAGCAGATCCGCGACCAAGTGGCCCGCGGCGACAACCAGTGGTACCTAGATGCGGTGCTGAAAAGCAAGGCGTTGCAGCAAAACCATAACCTTAGCCTCAGCGGCGGCTCGGGCAAAACGCGCTACCTGGTGTCGCTGGGCTACGTGGACCAAAACAGCCTGTTTGTGGGCGACAACTACGGCTACAAACGCCTGAACGCCCGTTTGAACCTGAATACGCAGGTAACGGATAAGCTGTCGGTAGGTGCTATCTTGGCCTACGCCCGCGTGGACAGAAAAGAGCACGCCTATGGCACCGACTGGATTATCGGCGACGCCGTGCGCATCCCGGTTATCTACCCTCTGCAAGACTCGGCCGGCCGGTATCTGACGGCCCCTACCTCTACCGCCAACCCCGTAAACCGCTTGCGCAACGGCGGCCAGCGCAAGTTTGGCGATGACAACGGCTACGCCAACCTGAATGCCGAGTACGAAATCATCAAAGGCCTGAAACTACGTGGCTTGGTGGGCGGCGACCTGTGGAACTACCGCATGGACGAGTTTCGGCGCAGCTTGCAGTACGTGACGCCCGACGGCTCGCCTACCTCCGGCGGCGACGGCAACAACGCCGTGACGAACCGCACCCAGCGCACCCTGCTTACCAACTACCAGGCTACACTCAACTACGAGCACCTATTTGCCGATAAGCACGATGTAAAGGCGCTGGTAGGTTATTCCAGTGAGCATTTCAACGATGACCGTTCTGGTATTGCCGTTATCAACATCCCCGGCAACGACTTCGGGGTGATTAGCAACGGTACCACCTACACCGGCATTTCGGACCCTAGCGGCGGCTTTCACCCCAACGGCACCTACGGCAACAACGAGCAATGGGCGCTGAACTCGGTATTTGGGCGCCTGAACTACGCTTTCGCCAACAAATACCTGATCGAGGGTAGCTTCCGCTACGATGGCTCATCGCGCTTCGCCAGCGACAAGCGCTGGGGCTTTTTCCCATCCGTATCGGTGGGCTGGCGGCCCTTGGAAGAAAACTTCCTGGACTTCCTGCAACCCGTTTTCAGTGATTTGAAAGTACGTGGCTCTATCGGGCAGCTCGGCAACCAGAACATCGGCTTGTACCGTTACCTGAGCACGATTAGCACGGCTCCTGGCGCGTATTCGTTTGGTAACCAGCCCGTAGCTGGTGTTAATTTCAATACTGCCAACCGCGACATCACCTGGGAAACAGCCACCATGGGCAACGTAGGGGTAGATGTAGCCTTTCTACAGAATGCCCTGTCGGTTAGCTTCGACTACTTCGACAAGCGCACCAACGACATTCTGATTGACCTGCCAGTGGCTGGCGCTTTCGGCGCGGGCGCTCCTACCCAGAACGCAGCCAGCGTGCAAAACCAAGGCTGGGAGGTAGCGGCTACGTATCGTATGAATACGGCGCGCGGCTTCAACCAGACCTTGACGGTGAACATGGCCGACACCCGCAACCTCGTGCGCGACACGAAGGGCGTGGAGACCATCCGGGGCGGCGACGCTACCAACATCATCCGCGAGGGCTACCCCATCAACTCCTACTTCGGCTACCGTACCAATGGTTTCTACCAGAACACGGAGGAAATTGCCAATGGTCCTAAGCCAGCCTTTGTAACACCCGGCAGCCTGCGCCCCGGCGACATCCGCTACGTGGACCGCAACGGCGACGGCGTGATCAACCAGGATGACCGCTATGTACTAGGCAATCCGTTTCCACGCCTGACGTTTGGCGCCAACTACACGGCTAGCTACAAGGGCTTTGATCTGGTGGTATTTGTGCAAGGGGTAGGCCGCCGCAACCTCTACATCCGTGGTGAGGGTGTGGAAGCGTTCCACAACAACTGGGAGAACGTGTACAAGCAACACCTCGACCGGTGGACTCCTACCAACACCGATGCCTCCTACCCCCGCCTGACCGTGGGCACGGCCTCGACCAACAACAATCAGGGCTCCAACTACTGGCTGCGCAACGGGGCCTATGCTCGCCTCAAAAACGTGCAGTTGGGCTACACCCTACCCAACACGCTCACCAGCAAAGCCGGTATCCAGCAGCTGCGCGTGTTTGTATCGGGCCAGGATTTGCTCACCATCAGCCACCTGCGCGGCATCGGCTTCGACCCCGAAATCTCGGAGTTCAGCGAGAGCGTGGGCCTGGGCGGCGGTGTAGGCAGCAGCGGCCGCGTGTACCCCAGCGTACGCGTGACCACGCTGGGCCTCACGGTTTCTTTCTAA
- a CDS encoding FecR family protein, with protein sequence MPEAVTEAEFQLLLQRYLDGHCTPQERAVVERWYDRLDEMEGLQLPGQNQEAVEDAIWNRLATQNIPVAADTKVVQHPATWWQTPTLRVAAALVLMAVVLGLLWPTVRRTWTPAPPIATTIANGWTQQINTAQCPYGLRLPDGSRVTLHPGSSLRYPTALAGPRREVHLVGEAYFQVSKNPNRPFLVLTNQVVTTVLGTSFRVKAYRNAAHASVAVREGKVSVQTSANADLSATPKHPAATGVLLLPNQQAVYSANEPQLKKELVPQPAVLAPQPFEFEERPVAEVLTALEKAYGVDIMYDRATLAHCTVSITFYDEPLFEKLNLLCKSLGASYTLSTDAQILLHSKGCQTVPAS encoded by the coding sequence TTGCCCGAAGCCGTGACGGAAGCCGAATTTCAACTGCTACTACAACGCTACCTCGATGGCCACTGCACGCCCCAGGAACGGGCTGTGGTGGAGCGGTGGTACGACCGCCTGGACGAAATGGAGGGGCTGCAGTTGCCCGGCCAAAACCAGGAAGCAGTGGAAGATGCCATCTGGAATCGTCTGGCTACCCAAAATATTCCCGTAGCCGCTGATACAAAGGTAGTGCAGCACCCCGCCACCTGGTGGCAGACCCCTACCCTGCGCGTAGCGGCGGCCCTGGTGCTGATGGCCGTGGTGCTGGGCCTGTTATGGCCCACCGTGCGCCGCACCTGGACACCAGCGCCCCCCATTGCGACCACCATAGCCAATGGCTGGACCCAACAGATCAACACCGCGCAATGCCCCTATGGCCTGCGCCTACCCGATGGCAGCCGCGTTACGCTGCACCCTGGCAGCAGCTTGCGCTACCCTACTGCCCTGGCTGGCCCACGGCGGGAAGTGCACCTGGTAGGCGAAGCCTATTTTCAGGTCAGCAAGAACCCAAACCGGCCTTTCCTGGTGCTTACCAACCAGGTAGTAACGACAGTATTGGGCACCAGTTTCAGGGTGAAAGCGTATCGTAACGCCGCCCACGCCTCGGTAGCGGTGCGAGAGGGAAAGGTATCCGTGCAAACTAGTGCAAATGCCGATTTATCGGCTACCCCCAAGCACCCGGCCGCGACGGGCGTACTGCTACTGCCCAATCAGCAGGCGGTATACTCTGCGAACGAACCGCAGCTTAAAAAGGAACTGGTACCGCAGCCGGCCGTGCTGGCGCCGCAGCCCTTCGAGTTTGAGGAGCGCCCGGTAGCGGAGGTGCTCACCGCCCTGGAAAAGGCCTATGGCGTCGATATTATGTATGACCGGGCCACGCTGGCGCACTGCACCGTTAGCATCACCTTCTATGATGAGCCTCTGTTTGAGAAACTAAATTTACTGTGTAAGTCACTGGGAGCCAGCTATACGCTCTCCACCGACGCGCAAATTTTACTTCATAGCAAGGGCTGCCAGACAGTGCCAGCCAGCTAG
- a CDS encoding RNA polymerase sigma factor produces MNRSGLLHYSLWPDAALLDALQTDNEGAFTEIYKRYCYRLFTVAYRKLKSREVAEELVQDLFATIWTKRAEGQIQNLEAYLFTALRYRIINYVKSQRVQTGYELYCRVAQSDATQNTEEQLAQQDLDTALQAGLDRLPEKSREVFRLSRLEHHTVPEISGRLQLSEKAIEYHITKSLKLLRGYLQDFLLVTWPLLLWITKI; encoded by the coding sequence ATGAATCGTTCTGGCCTCCTGCATTACTCCCTTTGGCCGGATGCCGCTTTGCTCGATGCGTTGCAAACGGACAACGAAGGCGCCTTTACAGAAATTTATAAGCGCTATTGCTATCGGCTGTTTACGGTGGCTTATCGCAAGCTCAAGAGTAGGGAGGTGGCTGAGGAGCTGGTGCAGGACCTATTTGCCACTATCTGGACCAAGCGTGCCGAAGGGCAGATTCAGAACCTGGAGGCCTATCTGTTTACGGCCCTGCGCTACCGTATCATCAATTATGTGAAGTCGCAACGGGTACAAACTGGGTATGAGCTGTACTGCCGCGTAGCGCAGTCTGATGCTACCCAGAACACCGAGGAGCAACTGGCCCAACAGGATCTGGACACGGCCCTGCAAGCCGGCCTCGACCGCCTACCCGAGAAGTCGCGGGAGGTGTTTCGCCTGAGCCGCCTGGAGCACCACACCGTACCCGAAATTTCTGGCCGGTTGCAGTTGTCGGAGAAAGCCATCGAGTACCACATCACGAAGTCGCTGAAGTTGCTACGTGGCTACTTGCAGGATTTTTTGCTGGTTACCTGGCCCTTGCTACTCTGGATTACAAAAATATAA